Below is a window of Methyloprofundus sedimenti DNA.
CGCCAACGACGATAATGCGTTTTGTCGAGCTAGTCATAATGACTCCTTCAATTGATTATTCAGTGAAGGGTCAACTTGCCAGGTGCATCGATAATGAATATCTAGCACCGTGGACAAGAAGCCCCGTTTTATTTAGTCAGTCGATTTGTTTAAGAGCGCCGGAAGGACATTGATTGATTACTTTGGTGATTTCAGCGTCAGTCGCTTTGTCCGGTTCGATCACAAATTGTCCGTCTGCCACTTTAAATACCTCGGGCAGTGATTCAACACAGTTGCCGGAGTGCGTGCATGTTTGTTTATCCCATTGTATTTTCATGGTACTTAACCTCCGCACTGTTCTGCAGTTGTTGGATTAATCATGGTTTTTACTTCGGCAATAGAATTTGCCGGAAATTCACCACGTTCTGCATGTGTTTTAATGCTTTGTTTATCGGGGGCGATATAAATGCAATAGATCTTATCGTCCGTTACATAACTTTCCACCCACTGAATTTGTGGCCCCATATCGTTCAGAATACAGCAGGATTTTTGTGATACTTGTTGTAATTCAGTTGCAGTTAATTGGCCTGCATTAGGGATTTCTCGTTCAATAATATATTTAGGCATATTGCCTCCTATGCGGTTATATGACCAGTCATCTTTAGTTGGTCGTTAAAAAAAACGATATAGGCCATCATGGCCATATCGCTTAAAA
It encodes the following:
- a CDS encoding (4Fe-4S)-binding protein → MKIQWDKQTCTHSGNCVESLPEVFKVADGQFVIEPDKATDAEITKVINQCPSGALKQID
- a CDS encoding DUF4242 domain-containing protein, with the protein product MPKYIIEREIPNAGQLTATELQQVSQKSCCILNDMGPQIQWVESYVTDDKIYCIYIAPDKQSIKTHAERGEFPANSIAEVKTMINPTTAEQCGG